A window of Auraticoccus monumenti contains these coding sequences:
- a CDS encoding NAD-dependent epimerase/dehydratase family protein — MRRLGSKRVPSRPARYRRSDCGSGFTDVHQYQIRKRGRQLKILVTGGAGFIGSNLVRRLLSDGVERVTVIDDFFSGFRSNLDGVDVEIIEGSILDPEALTRAAADAHAIVHLAARPSVPRSIKDPLASHHANATGSLAVLEAARASHSHVVLASSSSVYGANPVLPRVEDQRPMPISPYAVSKLAAESYALSYQAVYGVSVLPFRFFNVYGPRQAAGHAYAAVVPEFTSRALRGEALTVHGDGLQTRDFTFVDTVTEVLSLAAREQRRSAEPVNLALGSRSSLLDVIEMIERETGRPLLIEHTAVRPGDVRDSHADTARLRRLFPEITAVPLEQGITATVDWMRQSLLAR; from the coding sequence GTGCGGCGGTTGGGGAGCAAGCGCGTCCCGTCACGGCCCGCTCGATACCGGCGGTCGGACTGCGGCTCTGGGTTCACGGATGTGCACCAGTATCAGATCAGGAAAAGGGGCAGGCAGTTGAAGATTCTCGTCACAGGCGGAGCTGGGTTCATCGGCTCGAATCTTGTCCGCAGGCTCCTGTCAGACGGAGTGGAGCGAGTCACCGTGATCGACGACTTCTTCAGCGGCTTCAGGTCCAACCTCGACGGTGTGGACGTCGAGATCATCGAGGGTTCGATCCTTGATCCTGAAGCGCTGACCCGCGCTGCTGCGGATGCTCACGCGATCGTTCACCTAGCGGCACGGCCGTCCGTCCCCAGGTCCATAAAGGACCCGCTAGCCAGCCACCATGCAAATGCGACTGGTTCTCTCGCTGTGCTCGAGGCGGCGCGCGCATCCCACTCGCATGTCGTGTTGGCGTCGTCATCCTCTGTCTACGGTGCCAACCCCGTCCTCCCTCGGGTCGAGGACCAGCGGCCGATGCCGATCAGTCCCTACGCCGTGAGCAAGTTGGCCGCAGAGTCGTACGCCCTGTCTTACCAAGCGGTGTACGGGGTTAGCGTCCTCCCCTTTCGGTTCTTCAATGTTTATGGCCCGCGGCAGGCGGCCGGCCACGCTTACGCCGCAGTGGTGCCCGAGTTCACCAGCCGGGCGCTGCGGGGTGAAGCGCTGACGGTCCACGGCGACGGTCTGCAAACTCGGGACTTCACTTTCGTCGACACTGTCACCGAGGTTTTATCCCTCGCTGCGCGAGAGCAGCGGCGCTCGGCTGAACCTGTCAACCTGGCCCTCGGCAGCCGAAGCTCTCTGTTGGATGTGATTGAGATGATCGAGCGTGAGACTGGGCGGCCACTCCTGATCGAGCACACGGCGGTGCGTCCCGGTGACGTGCGTGACTCGCACGCGGACACGGCTCGTCTGCGCAGATTGTTCCCCGAGATCACTGCGGTGCCGCTTGAGCAGGGAATCACGGCCACCGTCGACTGGATGCGTCAGAGCCTGTTGGCACGGTGA